CGACGGCCTTGGCTGCCCGCTTCAAAGCTGAACGGCTCGGTTTTTCTTCCTCGGTCATCAGAAAACCTTTCGGCTGTCCAGCAGCATCGTCACCGGCCCCCTGTTCACCAGGGACACCTCCATCATCGCCTGGAAGGTCCCCGTCTCCACCCTCAGGCCCCGCTCCCGCAGGAGATCGACATAATGTTCGTAAAGGGCGTTGGCCTTTTCGGGCGGGGCCGCCCGGGAGAAACCGGGCCGGCGCCCCTGGCGGCAGTCGGCCAGCAGGGTGAACTGGGAAACCACCAGAATTTCACCGCCGGTATCCGTCACCGAGAGATTCATCTTTCCCTCTCCGTCTTCGAAGATCCTCAGCCCGGCCGTCTTTTCGGCCAGAAAGAGAGCATCGTTTTCCTCGTCCCCCTCCTCAACCCCGAGCAGAACGGCCAGACCGGGACCGATTTCTCCGACACTCTCCTCTTCGACGACGACTCGGGCCGAGGAAACCCGCTGCAAAACGGCGCGCATCTATCGCTCCCCCGCCAGCTGCCGCAGGGCGGCCAGGTTCATCCGGTCGAATTCGTCCCCTTCCCCCTTGGGCGTCTCCAGAATCTTGGGAACCGCGTTGAACCGGTCGTCCCGCATCAGGGCCCTGAACCCCTCCCGGCCGATGCATCCCTTGCCGACATGCTCATGGCGGTCGAGCCTGCCGCCCAAGGCCTTTTTGCTGTCGTTGACGTGGAAGGCGCGGATATGCCCCACGCCGACCACCCTTTCGAACTCGTCCATGGTGGCGGCGAAACCCTCCGCCGTGGAGATGTCGAAACCGGCGGCGAAAGCGTGGCAGGTGTCGAAGCAGACGCCGAAGCGCCCTTCCGGGACCCCCTCCATGATCGAGGCCAGATGCTCGAACCGCCCGCCGAGATAGGTCCCCTGGGAGGCGGTGTTTTCCAGCAGAACCGTCACTTCTCCAGGCGCCTCGGCGAAGATGGTGCGAAACGCTGCGCAGATGCGCTTCAGTCCTGACTCTACCCCGGCTCCCATGTGCGCTCCCGGATGCATGACTAGGGCAGGAATCCCGAGCAGGGCGCAGCGCTCCATCTCATCGATGAATGCGGCAATGGACATTTTCCATTTTTCCTCGTCCGGAGCGGCCAGATTGATGAGATAGCTGTCATGGGCGATGACCGGACCGATGGAGCTCTCTTTCCAGGCTTTGCGGAACGCCTCGGCCTCCACCACATCCAGAGCCTTGGCCCGCCATCGGCTGGCA
The genomic region above belongs to Desulfuromonas sp. TF and contains:
- the dtd gene encoding D-aminoacyl-tRNA deacylase, translated to MRAVLQRVSSARVVVEEESVGEIGPGLAVLLGVEEGDEENDALFLAEKTAGLRIFEDGEGKMNLSVTDTGGEILVVSQFTLLADCRQGRRPGFSRAAPPEKANALYEHYVDLLRERGLRVETGTFQAMMEVSLVNRGPVTMLLDSRKVF
- a CDS encoding deoxyribonuclease IV, with amino-acid sequence MQQPIGAHMSIAGGMHLAFSRGEEVGCTAIQVFTKNASRWRAKALDVVEAEAFRKAWKESSIGPVIAHDSYLINLAAPDEEKWKMSIAAFIDEMERCALLGIPALVMHPGAHMGAGVESGLKRICAAFRTIFAEAPGEVTVLLENTASQGTYLGGRFEHLASIMEGVPEGRFGVCFDTCHAFAAGFDISTAEGFAATMDEFERVVGVGHIRAFHVNDSKKALGGRLDRHEHVGKGCIGREGFRALMRDDRFNAVPKILETPKGEGDEFDRMNLAALRQLAGER